From the genome of Haloplanus vescus:
GAAAGCGAAGATAGCGAGCGAGGAAGCCATCGTCACCGAGACGGCGCGCGCGACGGCGCCCGCGACGCTCGACGGCCGTCACGTCGTCGTCACCAGCGGTGCGACGACGGAGTCGGTCGACCCGATTCGGACGCTCTCGAACCGCGCGTCGGGGCGGACGGGCCGCGCCGTCGCCCGCGCCTGCTACGTCCGCGGCGCGGACGTGACACTCGTCCACGACGGCCCGGACGTGCCCTACGCCGACGTGCGGCGCGTCGAGAGCGCGGCGGAGATGCGCGACGCCGCGACGGCCGCCGTCGAAGACGCAGACGCCCTCGTCTCCGCCGCCGCCATCGGCGACTTCACCGTCGAGACGGCGTCGGAGAAGATACGCTCCGGTGAGTCGCTGACGCTCACGCTCGAACCGACGCCGAAACTCCTCGATACGGTTCGCGAGGCCCACCCCGACCTCACGATGGTGGGGTTCAAAGCCGAGACCAGCGGCGACGACGACGCAATGGTGGAACGCGCGCGCTCGCTCCGCGACCGGGTGGACCTCGCCTTCGTCGTCGCCAACGACGCGACGGTGATGGGCGACGACGAGACGCGGGCGCTGGTCGTCGGGGAGACGACGGAGACGTACGCCGGACCGAAGGCGGGACTCGGGGCGCGCGTCGCGGACGACCTCGCCGCCGAACTCGACTGACTGTGCGCCACTCCGGCAGCGATACACGGTATAGCAATAGTTATCAAACCGGAACCGAAGGGTACGAAGTGATACGTATGAACGGGGGAGCCACTGCTCGGGTCGCCGGAGGTCGACCACCGGATGGAGGCTGAACACCCCGGGGACGTCCTCGTGCCCGTCGGCGACTCGGAGACGCTGCGGCGGACGGTCGCTCACGCCGTCGAACGCGCCCACGACTCGTCGGCCGACGCCGACGAACCCGTGACGATACA
Proteins encoded in this window:
- the coaBC gene encoding bifunctional phosphopantothenoylcysteine decarboxylase/phosphopantothenate--cysteine ligase CoaBC, which translates into the protein MLADTNVALGVTGSIAAVTTVELAHELRRAGATVRAVTTPSAERIVHPWALQFATEHAPVTEITGAVEHVDLCGRDGWADVLLVAPATANTVGKIAAAVDDTPVTTCATTALGADVPVVVAPAMHEPMYDHPGVLEAIDRVESWGVDFVDPRIEEGKAKIASEEAIVTETARATAPATLDGRHVVVTSGATTESVDPIRTLSNRASGRTGRAVARACYVRGADVTLVHDGPDVPYADVRRVESAAEMRDAATAAVEDADALVSAAAIGDFTVETASEKIRSGESLTLTLEPTPKLLDTVREAHPDLTMVGFKAETSGDDDAMVERARSLRDRVDLAFVVANDATVMGDDETRALVVGETTETYAGPKAGLGARVADDLAAELD